One genomic segment of Culturomica massiliensis includes these proteins:
- a CDS encoding RNA recognition motif domain-containing protein — MNIYISGLSYGTNDADLNELFTGYGDVSSAKIISDRYTGKSRGFGFVEMQNDTEGQKAIDELNGTEYDGKTIMVNIARPRTERPSNGGYRERR, encoded by the coding sequence ATGAACATTTACATTTCAGGTTTGAGCTACGGCACAAATGATGCAGACTTAAACGAATTATTTACAGGGTACGGAGACGTTTCTTCAGCTAAAATCATATCAGACAGATATACCGGAAAATCCAGAGGATTCGGTTTCGTTGAAATGCAAAACGATACAGAAGGCCAAAAAGCAATCGACGAACTTAACGGAACAGAATACGACGGTAAAACAATTATGGTAAATATTGCGCGTCCCCGGACAGAAAGACCGTCAAACGGCGGATACCGTGAAAGACGATAA
- the clpX gene encoding ATP-dependent Clp protease ATP-binding subunit ClpX: MQDKCSFCGRFRNEVDLLIAGTDGFICDQCATQAFEIVKEEMKSKSTLDLNNIEVKKPMEIKAFLDQYVVGQDEAKKHIAVAVYNHYKRLTQKGQDDDVEIEKSNIIMVGRTGTGKTLLARTIAKMLHVPFTIVDATVLTEAGYVGEDIESILTRLLQAADYDVEAAEKGIVFIDELDKIARKGDNPSITRDVSGEGVQQGLLKLLEGSVVNVPPQGGRKHPEQKMIPVNTKNILFICGGAFDGIERKIALRLNTKVVGFNASQNNAMIDRDNFLQYIAPQDLKAFGLIPEIIGRLPILTYLEPLDRATLRNILTEPKNAIIRQYIKLFELDGIALKFDEEVYEYIVDKAVEFKLGARGLRSICEAIMTDLMYEVPSGTQKSITVTKAYAEKRLSHLNAQQLRA; encoded by the coding sequence ATGCAGGATAAGTGCTCGTTTTGCGGTCGTTTCCGCAATGAAGTCGACTTATTGATTGCAGGAACCGACGGATTTATTTGCGACCAGTGTGCTACCCAGGCTTTCGAGATCGTCAAAGAAGAGATGAAGAGTAAATCGACTCTCGACCTGAACAATATCGAAGTAAAAAAACCGATGGAGATCAAGGCTTTTCTTGACCAATATGTCGTGGGACAGGACGAGGCTAAAAAACACATAGCTGTTGCCGTATACAATCATTACAAACGACTCACCCAAAAGGGACAGGACGACGATGTGGAAATCGAGAAATCCAATATCATCATGGTCGGACGCACCGGAACCGGAAAAACACTTTTGGCCCGCACCATTGCTAAAATGCTGCACGTGCCGTTTACGATTGTGGATGCTACGGTATTAACGGAAGCGGGGTATGTCGGAGAGGATATCGAATCGATCCTGACCCGCCTGTTACAAGCAGCCGACTATGACGTCGAAGCTGCTGAAAAAGGAATCGTATTTATCGACGAACTGGATAAAATCGCCCGCAAAGGCGACAATCCGTCGATTACCCGCGATGTAAGCGGAGAAGGGGTGCAGCAAGGACTTCTGAAATTACTGGAAGGCTCGGTTGTAAATGTTCCTCCCCAGGGCGGACGTAAGCATCCCGAGCAAAAAATGATTCCCGTAAATACAAAAAACATATTGTTTATCTGCGGAGGCGCTTTCGACGGTATCGAGCGTAAAATTGCATTACGCCTGAATACCAAAGTAGTCGGATTTAATGCCAGCCAGAATAATGCCATGATCGACCGGGACAATTTCTTACAATATATCGCTCCCCAGGATTTGAAAGCTTTCGGACTGATACCGGAAATCATCGGCCGGCTTCCGATTCTGACCTATCTGGAACCGTTGGACAGGGCAACATTGCGGAATATCCTGACAGAGCCGAAAAATGCTATTATCCGTCAATATATCAAGCTGTTCGAATTGGACGGCATTGCCCTGAAATTCGATGAAGAGGTATATGAATATATTGTAGACAAGGCTGTCGAATTCAAACTCGGGGCACGCGGATTGCGCTCTATTTGCGAGGCCATCATGACTGATCTGATGTATGAGGTGCCCTCGGGGACTCAAAAAAGCATTACAGTAACCAAAGCTTATGCAGAGAAGCGACTCAGCCACCTCAATGCACAACAACTAAGAGCCTGA
- a CDS encoding FUSC family protein, whose translation MAVLLSYFFGNYVTGHFHENSGYIGAILACTSSIVVLQENDLKNSLHNGWLRVLGTFMGALIAWIYLLFYPFTIIGMIVAVFILEVICMLLKVPDNGKMATITLSVILIISREYPDLPPWANGLLRFSESAVGAGIGIFMVWLEYIFQKFRTIWKNVDIPNKRI comes from the coding sequence ATGGCTGTCTTACTATCTTATTTTTTCGGAAATTACGTCACCGGACATTTTCACGAAAATTCCGGTTATATCGGTGCTATACTGGCTTGTACCTCTTCTATTGTCGTATTGCAGGAAAATGATCTGAAAAATTCGCTTCATAACGGCTGGCTGAGGGTATTGGGTACTTTTATGGGAGCTCTTATCGCCTGGATATATCTACTGTTTTATCCATTTACGATTATCGGAATGATTGTTGCCGTATTTATTCTGGAAGTGATTTGTATGCTTTTAAAGGTTCCCGACAATGGGAAAATGGCTACGATCACGTTATCCGTGATTCTTATTATCTCCCGGGAATATCCGGATCTGCCTCCATGGGCGAACGGACTTTTACGTTTCAGCGAATCGGCTGTCGGAGCCGGCATCGGTATCTTTATGGTGTGGCTGGAATATATATTTCAGAAATTCCGGACCATCTGGAAAAATGTAGACATCCCGAATAAAAGAATATAG
- the pyrE gene encoding orotate phosphoribosyltransferase: MSTVAENVALHLLKIKAIKLEPAHPFTWASGWKSPIYCDNRKTLSYPEVRSYIRDQFAAVVREKYPQAEVIAGVATGAIAQGVLVAQELNLPFIYIRSSAKSHGLENLIEGEYKAGQKVVVIEDLISTGGSSLQAVEALRKAGCEVLGMAAIFTYGFQKATDNFKAAACELTTLSNYNAMIDLAVKTGYVQEADVEKLKEWRKSPETYQ, encoded by the coding sequence ATGAGTACAGTTGCTGAAAATGTAGCCTTACATTTATTGAAAATCAAAGCAATTAAACTGGAACCCGCTCATCCGTTTACCTGGGCTTCCGGTTGGAAATCTCCGATTTATTGCGATAACCGGAAGACCTTGTCTTACCCGGAGGTACGTTCGTATATCCGTGATCAGTTTGCGGCTGTCGTACGCGAAAAGTATCCGCAGGCTGAAGTAATTGCCGGAGTTGCTACGGGAGCGATTGCCCAGGGGGTATTGGTAGCTCAGGAACTGAATTTACCTTTTATATATATACGTTCTTCTGCAAAATCGCACGGATTGGAAAATCTGATCGAAGGGGAATACAAAGCCGGACAAAAGGTTGTGGTTATTGAAGATCTGATATCTACGGGCGGTTCCAGCCTACAGGCTGTCGAGGCGTTGCGGAAAGCCGGTTGTGAAGTGTTGGGTATGGCGGCGATATTTACTTATGGTTTTCAGAAGGCAACCGATAATTTTAAGGCAGCCGCTTGTGAATTGACAACGTTGAGTAATTATAATGCGATGATCGATCTGGCCGTGAAGACGGGATATGTACAGGAGGCCGATGTCGAGAAGCTGAAAGAATGGCGGAAGAGCCCGGAAACATATCAATAA
- a CDS encoding DEAD/DEAH box helicase: MTFKELNIAAPILAAIEEKGYTVPTPIQEKAIPAALAQRDVLGCAQTGTGKTASFAIPIIQHIQTDKETMNRKGIKALILTPTRELALQISECIGDYAKYTRVHHGVIFGGVNQHPQVKMLQKGTDILVATPGRLLDLMNQGYIHLESVQYFVLDEADRMLDMGFIHDIKRILPKLPKAKQTLFFSATMPPSIVSLTSTLLKNPVKIQITPVSSTTDTVEQFIYFVKKEEKGHLLISLLRKAENQSVLVFSRTKHNADRIVRSLNKAGIGSQAIHGNKSQAARQAALGNFKSGRTRVMVATDIASRGIDINELPLVINYDLPDVPETYVHRIGRTGRAGNTGTALTFCSQEERKLVNNIQKLTGKKLCKAELSA; this comes from the coding sequence ATGACATTTAAAGAATTAAATATAGCCGCACCTATTTTAGCAGCTATTGAAGAAAAAGGATATACCGTACCGACACCTATCCAGGAAAAAGCAATTCCTGCCGCACTGGCCCAAAGGGATGTGCTGGGGTGTGCCCAAACAGGAACAGGTAAAACCGCCTCGTTTGCAATACCCATCATACAACATATACAAACAGACAAAGAGACGATGAACCGGAAGGGTATCAAAGCCCTGATCCTGACTCCCACCCGGGAGCTGGCATTACAGATCAGTGAATGTATCGGCGACTATGCCAAATACACCCGTGTACATCACGGAGTTATATTCGGAGGAGTAAACCAGCATCCACAGGTAAAGATGTTACAGAAAGGTACGGATATACTCGTAGCTACTCCGGGACGTCTGCTCGATTTAATGAATCAGGGGTATATACATTTGGAAAGCGTACAGTATTTTGTACTCGACGAGGCCGACAGGATGCTCGACATGGGATTCATTCACGATATCAAACGGATTTTACCCAAACTGCCGAAAGCAAAGCAAACCCTGTTTTTTTCAGCGACGATGCCGCCCAGTATCGTTTCTCTGACAAGCACTTTACTGAAAAATCCGGTAAAAATACAAATAACACCCGTGTCATCAACCACCGATACGGTCGAGCAATTCATTTATTTTGTAAAAAAAGAAGAAAAAGGACACCTCCTGATTTCACTCTTACGAAAAGCAGAAAATCAATCGGTACTTGTCTTTTCACGTACCAAACACAATGCCGACCGGATTGTACGGTCGTTGAACAAAGCTGGTATCGGAAGCCAGGCCATTCATGGCAACAAAAGCCAGGCAGCCAGGCAAGCGGCATTGGGAAATTTTAAATCGGGCAGAACACGGGTGATGGTAGCGACAGACATCGCTTCCCGGGGAATCGACATCAATGAATTACCGCTGGTGATCAATTATGACCTCCCCGACGTCCCTGAAACCTACGTACACCGTATCGGACGAACCGGAAGAGCGGGAAACACAGGAACGGCACTCACTTTTTGCTCTCAGGAAGAACGTAAACTGGTCAATAACATTCAAAAATTAACAGGCAAGAAACTCTGCAAAGCCGAACTTTCAGCCTGA
- the clpP gene encoding ATP-dependent Clp endopeptidase proteolytic subunit ClpP: MFSQDEFKKYAVRHKGINSLTLEKFQSVTNSYLTPNIIEERQLNIASMDVFSRLMMDRIIFLGVPIDDDVANIIMAQLLFLETSDPGKDIQIYFNSPGGSVYAGLGIYDTMQYISCDVATTCTGLAASMSAVLLTAGTKGKRSALRHSRIMIHQPLGGAQGQASDIEITAREIQKLKKELFTIIADHSGNPYKKVEKDSDRDYWMTAQEAMDYGMIDKVLIREKKNENAG; this comes from the coding sequence ATGTTTTCACAAGACGAATTCAAGAAATATGCTGTAAGACACAAAGGGATCAACAGTTTGACACTGGAAAAATTCCAATCTGTGACCAATAGCTATTTAACCCCGAATATCATTGAAGAACGTCAATTGAATATTGCTTCAATGGACGTTTTTTCCCGCTTGATGATGGACCGCATTATCTTCCTCGGTGTACCTATCGACGACGATGTCGCCAACATTATCATGGCTCAATTGCTGTTTCTGGAAACTTCCGATCCCGGAAAAGACATCCAGATTTATTTCAACAGCCCCGGAGGATCGGTTTATGCCGGATTGGGGATTTACGATACCATGCAATACATATCGTGTGATGTTGCAACGACCTGTACAGGCCTGGCAGCTTCTATGAGTGCCGTACTGCTGACCGCAGGTACAAAAGGAAAACGCTCGGCTTTGCGCCATTCCCGCATCATGATCCATCAGCCGCTGGGAGGAGCCCAGGGGCAAGCTTCAGATATCGAGATCACAGCCCGGGAAATACAAAAACTGAAAAAAGAATTGTTCACAATCATCGCCGACCATTCCGGTAATCCTTATAAGAAAGTAGAAAAAGATTCCGATCGTGACTACTGGATGACTGCCCAGGAAGCGATGGACTACGGCATGATCGATAAAGTATTAATCAGAGAAAAAAAGAATGAAAATGCAGGATAA
- the lgt gene encoding prolipoprotein diacylglyceryl transferase, translated as MLMYINWNVDPVFLNLGVIELRYYSCLFALGIFIGYNLVAKLYKLENIPQEKVYSLFVYAVLGIVIGARLGHCLFYDWDYFSKHPLEIILPFKFQPGFKFVGYQGLASHGGTMGVLIALYLYSKKYKLNYLGTIDKVAIVAPLTGAFIRFGNLMNSEIIGKESTAPFAFIFKRIDFIPRHPSQLYEALAYLFIFIVLWILFKALRSRVAYGFFTGLAIALIFLARFFIEFTKENQVGFEDGMFFNMGQLLSIPFVIIGIGLAVFKWRSSKCSNVRK; from the coding sequence ATGTTAATGTATATTAATTGGAATGTCGATCCCGTTTTTTTAAATTTAGGCGTAATTGAATTACGTTATTACAGTTGTTTGTTTGCTTTAGGGATATTTATTGGCTACAATTTAGTAGCAAAGTTGTATAAACTGGAAAATATACCTCAAGAAAAAGTTTATTCTCTGTTTGTTTATGCTGTTTTGGGTATTGTTATTGGAGCCCGTTTAGGGCATTGCCTGTTTTATGACTGGGATTATTTCAGTAAACATCCGTTGGAAATTATATTACCTTTTAAATTTCAACCTGGTTTCAAATTTGTCGGTTATCAGGGGTTGGCGAGTCATGGCGGAACTATGGGTGTTTTGATAGCCCTGTATTTGTATAGTAAGAAATATAAACTGAATTATTTAGGAACTATAGATAAAGTTGCGATAGTAGCACCTTTAACGGGGGCTTTTATTCGATTTGGTAATTTAATGAATTCTGAGATTATAGGAAAAGAATCAACCGCTCCTTTTGCTTTTATTTTTAAGCGTATTGATTTTATACCGCGTCATCCCAGCCAGTTGTATGAGGCTTTGGCTTATTTGTTTATTTTCATTGTTTTGTGGATATTGTTTAAAGCATTAAGAAGTAGAGTTGCTTATGGTTTTTTTACGGGATTAGCTATTGCTTTGATATTTCTGGCCAGATTTTTTATCGAATTTACGAAAGAGAACCAAGTCGGTTTTGAGGATGGAATGTTTTTTAATATGGGGCAATTGTTAAGTATTCCATTTGTTATAATAGGGATAGGACTGGCAGTTTTTAAATGGAGATCCTCGAAGTGTAGTAATGTACGAAAATGA
- a CDS encoding pentapeptide repeat-containing protein — MLFCCFGSGRCICVGKKDTTAFYDTCDFSLSKLKYTAFYDVLFKECKLTGTDFSSCNLFSSFRFGQCQMRYVNFRRMKMIKTSFTMCDMAGADFANANLQGSFFGQCDLSGAMFHNTDLTAADFSIAYNRVVIPGNNKLKNAVFSRFNIEGLVVHLGIKLKD; from the coding sequence TTGTTGTTCTGTTGCTTTGGTTCGGGACGATGTATATGTGTCGGTAAAAAAGACACAACAGCTTTTTATGATACTTGTGATTTTTCACTTTCCAAGCTAAAATATACGGCGTTTTACGATGTTCTTTTTAAAGAATGTAAACTCACGGGAACGGATTTTTCTTCCTGCAATCTTTTTTCCTCTTTTCGTTTCGGGCAATGTCAGATGCGTTATGTCAATTTCAGAAGGATGAAAATGATAAAAACGTCTTTTACAATGTGTGATATGGCAGGTGCGGATTTTGCAAATGCCAATCTGCAAGGAAGTTTTTTCGGACAATGTGATTTGTCCGGAGCGATGTTTCATAATACGGACCTTACGGCGGCCGACTTTTCTATAGCCTATAATAGGGTTGTTATTCCCGGAAATAATAAGCTGAAAAATGCCGTTTTTTCCCGTTTCAACATAGAAGGGTTAGTTGTTCATCTGGGAATTAAACTGAAGGATTGA
- a CDS encoding carbohydrate kinase family protein → MDKLIVGIGEILWDMLPEGKKLGGAPANFAYHAGQSGLNSCVVSAIGNDNAGREILEHLKMKKLNYSIRQTDYPTGSVLVHLDEAGIPCYEIQQQVAWDNVAYTPELEEIAARTNAVCFGTLAQREEVSRVTINRFLDRMPDGDKQYKIFDINLRQHFYNREILAQSFRRCNILKLNDEELVIIRNMFGYKQTDTQAICNALRSDYDLKIVILTCGVNGSYIFTCEGNSFYETPRIQVRDTVGAGDSFTATFCAALLKNRNLREAHRLAVEVSAYVCTQDGAMPPLPDHLKY, encoded by the coding sequence ATGGACAAACTTATCGTCGGAATCGGAGAGATTCTATGGGATATGCTACCCGAAGGGAAAAAACTGGGTGGTGCTCCCGCCAATTTTGCTTATCATGCCGGTCAGTCGGGATTAAACAGTTGTGTTGTCAGTGCAATCGGTAACGACAATGCAGGCCGGGAGATATTGGAACACCTGAAAATGAAAAAATTAAATTACAGTATCCGACAAACCGATTATCCGACGGGCAGTGTGTTGGTTCATTTAGATGAGGCAGGGATTCCGTGTTATGAAATCCAACAGCAAGTGGCTTGGGATAATGTTGCCTATACCCCGGAACTGGAAGAGATCGCAGCCCGAACCAATGCGGTATGTTTCGGTACGCTGGCGCAACGCGAGGAGGTGTCCCGCGTCACGATAAACCGCTTTCTCGACCGTATGCCAGACGGAGACAAACAATATAAAATATTCGATATCAATCTCCGGCAGCATTTTTATAACCGGGAAATACTCGCGCAATCGTTCCGCAGATGCAACATTTTGAAGTTAAACGATGAAGAATTAGTGATTATCCGGAATATGTTCGGTTATAAACAAACGGATACTCAGGCTATCTGCAACGCTCTGCGCTCGGATTACGATCTGAAAATAGTGATTTTGACCTGCGGGGTAAACGGCAGTTATATATTTACCTGCGAGGGAAATTCGTTTTACGAAACTCCCCGTATACAGGTACGGGATACTGTCGGTGCCGGAGATTCTTTCACTGCGACATTCTGTGCAGCCTTGCTCAAAAACCGGAATCTCCGGGAAGCCCATCGTCTGGCTGTAGAAGTTTCAGCCTATGTCTGTACACAAGACGGCGCAATGCCCCCGTTGCCCGATCACCTGAAATATTAA
- a CDS encoding DUF4396 domain-containing protein, protein MTTLQIISAFFVISGFVCAGIIALHIRKHPQPMRIMEAVWPLTGLWASWLALWAYYAFGKASARSDSSMNMNDMPGMDRSEMNRNHINNKTIRPHWQQTTLSTLHCGAGCSLADITGEWFTFFIPLYIGGSLLAGQWVLDYILALIIGIFFQYAAIQSMEHLPILQGIRKAFKVDFLSLTAWQTGMYGCMALFIFGFNSGFLPPKTSWEFWFIMQLAMCAGFLTSYPVNKLLIKAGIKHGM, encoded by the coding sequence ATGACAACCCTTCAGATTATCTCAGCTTTTTTTGTCATATCCGGTTTCGTATGTGCCGGAATTATCGCCTTGCATATACGGAAACACCCGCAACCGATGAGAATCATGGAAGCCGTATGGCCACTGACCGGACTTTGGGCCAGTTGGCTGGCCCTGTGGGCCTATTATGCTTTCGGGAAAGCATCCGCGCGTTCTGATTCTTCGATGAATATGAACGATATGCCCGGAATGGATAGGTCTGAAATGAACAGAAATCACATAAATAATAAAACCATCCGCCCCCATTGGCAGCAAACAACCCTTTCGACACTTCATTGCGGAGCCGGATGCTCATTAGCCGATATCACCGGGGAATGGTTCACCTTCTTTATCCCTCTGTATATCGGCGGCAGCCTGCTGGCCGGCCAATGGGTACTCGACTATATCCTGGCCTTAATCATCGGTATATTTTTTCAATATGCAGCGATACAATCAATGGAACATTTACCGATACTTCAGGGTATCCGGAAAGCATTTAAAGTCGATTTTCTTTCACTCACTGCCTGGCAAACAGGTATGTACGGTTGCATGGCTCTGTTTATTTTCGGATTCAACAGCGGTTTCCTTCCACCGAAAACCTCCTGGGAATTTTGGTTTATCATGCAACTCGCCATGTGTGCCGGTTTCCTGACCTCTTATCCTGTCAACAAACTTCTGATCAAAGCCGGTATAAAACACGGTATGTAG
- a CDS encoding cold-shock protein translates to MARPAILGKRENEKKKQARRVEKQNRKEERKRSGKVSNFDDMIAYVDENGMITSTPPENNCKKKEIDQEEIRISTPKKEAQAVLKGRIEHLNTSKGYGFIKDLSGTDKYFFHVSNVVNDIAENDIVTFDLERGKRGMNAINICTIDRSAS, encoded by the coding sequence ATGGCAAGACCTGCAATTCTCGGTAAGCGTGAAAATGAAAAGAAAAAACAAGCCCGGAGAGTGGAAAAACAAAACAGAAAAGAGGAAAGAAAGCGATCCGGTAAAGTGAGTAATTTCGATGATATGATAGCCTACGTCGATGAAAACGGCATGATCACATCCACGCCCCCGGAAAACAATTGCAAGAAGAAGGAAATAGATCAGGAGGAAATCAGGATATCGACACCTAAAAAGGAAGCACAAGCCGTTCTGAAAGGACGAATAGAACATTTAAACACATCAAAAGGTTACGGTTTTATAAAGGACCTTTCAGGAACAGATAAATATTTTTTTCATGTGAGCAATGTAGTGAACGATATTGCCGAGAACGATATTGTAACGTTCGATCTGGAACGCGGCAAAAGAGGCATGAATGCAATAAATATTTGTACTATAGATAGATCAGCGTCCTGA
- a CDS encoding NAD(P)H-dependent flavin oxidoreductase: MKSFFIGNTEVKIPIIQGGMGIGISLSGLASAVANEGGIGVISCAGLGLLYSEEKGDYAQKCIRGLEEEIRKARQKTNGIIGVNIMGVLSNYADMVCTAIREKADIIFSGAGLPLDLPSYLTQGSSTKLIPIVSSARAAKIICDKWQKNYAYLPDAIVVEGPKAGGHLGFKKAQLKDENYALESLVPQVLTTISAYKDIKNIPVIAAGGISTGKDIARFFKLGASAVQLGSIFVTTWECDAAQAFKDVYLHAKSTDIIIIESPVGMPGRAINGEFLRRVEKGLEKPACCPLHCIKTCDYTQSPYCIMAALYNAAIGHMTKGYAFAGSNAYLAEKIRSVKEVIHTLKKDFFSASHCLA; encoded by the coding sequence ATGAAATCATTTTTTATTGGAAACACTGAGGTTAAAATACCTATTATCCAAGGGGGTATGGGAATCGGCATTTCATTATCCGGTCTGGCCTCTGCCGTTGCTAACGAAGGAGGTATAGGCGTTATCTCCTGTGCCGGATTAGGATTACTATACTCCGAAGAAAAAGGGGATTACGCCCAAAAATGCATCCGGGGATTAGAAGAAGAAATCCGGAAAGCACGTCAAAAAACAAACGGGATTATCGGTGTAAATATTATGGGAGTCCTTTCTAATTATGCCGATATGGTTTGTACGGCTATCAGGGAAAAAGCCGATATTATATTTTCCGGAGCAGGCTTGCCGCTCGATTTGCCTTCCTATTTGACTCAAGGAAGCAGTACGAAATTAATACCCATTGTCTCTTCTGCAAGAGCAGCAAAAATTATTTGTGACAAATGGCAAAAAAATTACGCTTATCTGCCGGATGCGATTGTAGTCGAGGGACCAAAAGCAGGCGGACACCTAGGTTTCAAGAAAGCCCAACTGAAGGATGAAAATTATGCCCTGGAATCACTGGTTCCCCAAGTGTTAACGACAATATCCGCTTATAAAGACATAAAAAACATTCCGGTAATTGCTGCTGGCGGTATATCCACCGGTAAAGATATTGCCCGCTTTTTTAAGCTCGGTGCTTCAGCCGTGCAGCTGGGAAGTATTTTTGTTACGACATGGGAGTGTGATGCGGCCCAGGCTTTTAAAGATGTGTATCTGCATGCAAAATCCACAGATATAATCATTATCGAAAGTCCTGTCGGCATGCCGGGACGAGCCATCAACGGAGAATTTCTCCGCAGGGTGGAAAAAGGGTTGGAAAAACCTGCATGTTGTCCGTTGCATTGTATCAAAACCTGCGATTATACGCAAAGCCCTTATTGTATTATGGCCGCACTATATAATGCAGCCATTGGCCATATGACCAAAGGATATGCCTTTGCAGGCAGCAATGCCTATCTGGCAGAAAAAATAAGAAGTGTAAAAGAAGTAATCCACACTTTAAAAAAGGATTTTTTTTCAGCTTCTCACTGTCTGGCCTGA
- a CDS encoding YeiH family protein has protein sequence MKRFKLTEDWTATVVGWLIILLIVCQFKPTWPSFAWPDAEILLNKVIALDNVGHSLIVFGFMFCLALIAGLFSGKRWTAVVYSFPVVFFLTLIAMVVGGNKFLKTWGFETVIFSLLLGLFISNIFTLPKWLKDSLSSELFVKIGLVLLGTNVLFGDLLEAGALGLIQSCVVVFVVWNFCFWLCRKMKIDKEMALMLSSAVSICGVSAAVATAGAIKGDKKKLSYVVSLVMVVAVPMIIILPVLAKLMGLSEPMAGAWIGGTIDTTGAVAATGAIYGDVALQTSTIVKFSQNVLLGVAAFAISIYWSYTKKEGVEEEKPGLKVIWLRFPKFVLGFVAASLIFSFAVSPEVVKETTPILKNIQGMWFALAFTSIGLETDFRSLLTSENRRSTYAFIGAQTFNVFFTLLMAWLLFSGILTA, from the coding sequence ATGAAGCGATTTAAATTAACGGAAGATTGGACGGCTACGGTTGTCGGGTGGTTGATTATTTTATTGATTGTGTGTCAGTTTAAACCGACCTGGCCTTCGTTTGCATGGCCGGATGCAGAAATATTGTTGAATAAGGTAATAGCCTTGGATAATGTCGGGCATTCCCTGATCGTATTCGGTTTTATGTTTTGTCTGGCGTTGATCGCCGGTTTGTTTTCCGGTAAGAGATGGACTGCAGTGGTTTACAGTTTCCCGGTCGTCTTTTTTCTGACGTTGATAGCGATGGTTGTCGGCGGCAATAAATTTTTAAAGACCTGGGGATTCGAAACCGTGATATTCAGTTTATTGCTAGGACTTTTTATCAGTAATATATTTACCTTGCCGAAATGGTTGAAAGATTCGCTTTCTTCTGAACTTTTTGTAAAGATCGGATTGGTATTGCTCGGAACAAATGTTTTATTCGGTGATTTACTTGAAGCGGGAGCTCTGGGATTGATCCAGTCTTGTGTCGTGGTGTTTGTGGTTTGGAATTTTTGTTTTTGGCTTTGCCGGAAAATGAAAATCGATAAAGAAATGGCTTTGATGTTGTCGAGTGCCGTATCTATTTGCGGTGTGTCGGCAGCGGTTGCTACGGCCGGAGCTATCAAGGGAGATAAGAAAAAACTGTCTTATGTCGTGTCGCTGGTAATGGTGGTAGCGGTGCCTATGATTATTATATTACCTGTACTGGCGAAGTTAATGGGGTTGTCGGAACCGATGGCCGGAGCCTGGATCGGAGGTACGATCGATACGACAGGAGCTGTTGCGGCTACGGGGGCAATTTATGGGGACGTAGCTTTGCAGACGAGCACGATTGTAAAGTTTTCACAGAATGTATTGCTGGGAGTGGCTGCTTTTGCCATCAGTATTTATTGGTCGTATACGAAAAAAGAAGGTGTTGAGGAAGAAAAACCGGGTTTAAAGGTGATTTGGCTGCGGTTCCCGAAATTTGTCCTGGGTTTTGTGGCTGCTTCATTGATTTTTTCCTTTGCGGTATCACCTGAAGTCGTCAAAGAGACTACTCCTATTTTGAAAAATATTCAGGGGATGTGGTTTGCTTTGGCGTTCACCTCGATTGGTCTGGAAACCGATTTCCGCAGTTTACTGACCTCGGAAAACAGGCGCTCTACCTATGCTTTTATCGGCGCACAGACATTCAATGTGTTTTTTACGCTTTTAATGGCTTGGTTATTGTTCAGCGGAATTTTGACTGCATAA